A genomic window from Nitrospirota bacterium includes:
- the glmU gene encoding bifunctional UDP-N-acetylglucosamine diphosphorylase/glucosamine-1-phosphate N-acetyltransferase GlmU: protein MTTAKPELAVVVMAAGQGKRMKSATPKVLHAVGGRPMLDYVLRAAEALGASPMVVVVGHGGDAVAEWVGRRAVIVRQEPPRGTGDAVRCALAQVPESAGTVIILSGDTPLVRGETVRGLLEAHRRFEAAVTLAAIELDEPSGYGRVVVGEDGRVVGVVEERDATPDQRAIRLVNGGLYVMDATFLRRALDAIKPDNAQGEYYLPDVIAVAVGRGLVVRAEAVASEEVLGVNTREDLARIEGVMRDRIRRRWMAEGVTLLDPARIWIDDAVTIGRDTTLAPGAWLEGETVVGSGCWLGPASHLINTRLGDGVAVKDGCVIEDAVIEDGASIGPFAHFRPGTVLRKGARVGNFVELKKTELGIGSKANHLSYLGDATVGEGVNIGAGTITCNYDGFKKWRTVIEDGVFVGSDTQLVAPVTVGKGATIAAGTIVTQDVPPGALAIGRAKQTIKEGWTAKRRSVERADPARAVGKLPVKPRKATRAVKRRARKRR from the coding sequence ACCGCAAAACCGGAGCTGGCCGTGGTGGTCATGGCCGCCGGACAGGGCAAGCGCATGAAGTCCGCGACGCCCAAGGTGCTGCACGCGGTGGGCGGCCGGCCCATGTTGGACTATGTCTTGCGCGCCGCGGAAGCGCTTGGGGCGTCGCCAATGGTCGTGGTGGTGGGGCACGGCGGGGACGCGGTCGCGGAGTGGGTGGGCCGACGGGCCGTGATCGTACGCCAGGAACCGCCGCGCGGGACCGGGGACGCGGTGCGCTGCGCGCTGGCGCAGGTTCCCGAATCAGCGGGCACGGTGATCATTCTCAGCGGGGACACGCCGCTGGTCCGGGGCGAAACCGTGCGTGGCCTGTTGGAGGCCCATCGCCGCTTCGAGGCGGCGGTGACGCTCGCCGCGATCGAACTGGACGAGCCCTCCGGTTACGGACGCGTGGTGGTGGGGGAAGATGGGCGCGTGGTCGGGGTGGTCGAAGAACGGGACGCCACGCCGGATCAGCGCGCGATCCGCCTGGTCAACGGCGGCCTCTACGTGATGGACGCCACGTTTCTGCGGCGAGCGCTGGACGCCATCAAGCCCGACAACGCGCAGGGCGAATATTACCTGCCGGATGTGATCGCGGTGGCGGTAGGCCGCGGCCTGGTGGTGCGGGCCGAGGCGGTTGCTTCCGAGGAGGTCCTGGGTGTGAACACCCGCGAGGACTTAGCGCGGATAGAAGGCGTGATGCGAGACCGGATCCGCCGACGGTGGATGGCCGAAGGCGTGACGCTGCTCGATCCGGCTCGCATCTGGATCGACGACGCCGTGACGATCGGCCGAGACACGACGCTGGCGCCGGGCGCGTGGCTGGAGGGCGAAACCGTCGTGGGATCTGGGTGCTGGCTCGGTCCGGCGAGCCATCTTATCAATACTCGGTTGGGTGATGGCGTGGCCGTCAAAGATGGCTGCGTGATCGAAGACGCGGTGATCGAGGACGGCGCATCGATCGGCCCGTTTGCGCACTTTCGCCCCGGAACGGTCCTGCGGAAGGGCGCGCGTGTCGGCAACTTCGTGGAGCTGAAAAAAACCGAATTGGGGATCGGCTCAAAGGCGAACCATCTGAGTTACCTGGGCGACGCGACGGTCGGTGAGGGAGTGAACATCGGCGCGGGCACCATCACGTGCAACTACGACGGGTTCAAGAAGTGGCGGACGGTCATCGAGGACGGCGTTTTCGTCGGGAGCGACACCCAGCTAGTCGCGCCGGTGACCGTCGGTAAGGGCGCGACTATTGCCGCGGGCACCATCGTGACCCAGGATGTTCCGCCGGGCGCGCTGGCGATCGGGCGAGCGAAGCAGACTATCAAGGAGGGATGGACGGCGAAGCGCAGGTCGGTCGAGAGAGCGGACCCGGCGCGAGCGGTGGGGAAGCTTCCGGTGAAACCCCGAAAGGCGACACGCGCGGTCAAGCGACGGGCTCGGAAACGGCGATAG